The Deltaproteobacteria bacterium genome segment GGGATCCGACGGGTGCGCCACGGCCGGGCCGGTCAGGAGCCGGTCGATGCCCCAGAGGAAGCCGGGGCGCTCGTAGGCGGGCGGCGCGTGGGTGCCGGTGTCCATGCGGATGGCGTCCTTGGGGCACGCCTCGACGCACAAGCCGCAGACCACGCAGCGCAGCTCGTCGATGATGAACTTCACCGGGTACTTCTCGATCACCGCGCTCGCGGCGTCGGCGCCATCGGGAGCAGTGGGGTACTCGCCGGCCTCGATGTAGATGCACTGCGCCGGGCACGCGGTGGCGCACATGTAGCAAGCCACGCAGCGCGGCCGTCCATCTTCACGGGGAACGAGCCGGTGCAGCCCGCGGTAGCCCACGGCGTAGGGCTTCTTCTCTTCCGGGTACGAGACCGTGGACATGAGATTCCCGCCCTTGCGGTCGAGGATCTCGGGGTTGGTGTCGCGGCCACGGAAGAGGTTGGCGAGGAAGTGCCGCGTGGTGACGGCCAGACCCTTGATGAGCTCGGGCAGGTAGAGCTTCTCGCGCACCGTCTCCGGCTGCGACTCGGGGACCTGGTAACCGGGCGTCTTTCCCACGTTCCACCTCAGGACTTCACACTACCAAATATCAACTTCGAATCAGTGACCATGGCCGGCTGCTGCCGCGCCGTGCGCGTCGTGGCCGCCATGTCCGCCGTGCGAGCCGTGTCCGTGCGCGCCCGCGGGCGTCACTTCCTTCGACGGCCCCGGAATGAGCGCCATCAGCGCGGCGATCTCGATGAAGCCCAGGATGGCCAGCGCGTGCAGCGAGGGATCCCAGAGAATCAGCGCGCCGGAGACGAACACGTTGATGAGGCCCGCGGGCAGGAGCATCTGCCAGCCGAGGCGCTGGATCTGGTCGTAGCGGAAGCGCGGGAAGCTCCAGCGCACGGCGAGCTGCACGTAGCAGAGGAACATCACCTTCAGCCAGAAGACGGTGGCCAGCGTGCTGCCGAA includes the following:
- a CDS encoding NADH-quinone oxidoreductase subunit I; protein product: MREKLYLPELIKGLAVTTRHFLANLFRGRDTNPEILDRKGGNLMSTVSYPEEKKPYAVGYRGLHRLVPREDGRPRCVACYMCATACPAQCIYIEAGEYPTAPDGADAASAVIEKYPVKFIIDELRCVVCGLCVEACPKDAIRMDTGTHAPPAYERPGFLWGIDRLLTGPAVAHPSDPWLKRPDSAQPAHGHKEAHMRIAHAPTPVEITRFDKKD